A single Callithrix jacchus isolate 240 chromosome 4, calJac240_pri, whole genome shotgun sequence DNA region contains:
- the AARS2 gene encoding alanine--tRNA ligase, mitochondrial isoform X2, with the protein MAVSVAAATRRLRRAIRRSPTWQSPSHRPLSSEPAAAQASAVRAAFLNFFRDRHGHRLVPSASVRPRGDPSLLFVNAGMNQFKPIFLGTVDPRSKMAGFRRVANSQKCVRAGGHHNDLEDVGRDLSHHTFFEMLGNWAFGGEYFKEEACSMAWELLTQVYGIPEERLWVSYFDGDPKAGLDPDLETRDIWLSLGVPASHVLSFGPQENFWEMGDTGPCGPCTEIHYDLADGVGAPQLVELWNLVFMQHNREADGSLQPLPQRHVDTGMGLERLVAVLQGKHSTYDTDLFSPLLSAIHQGCRAPPYLGRVGVADEGRTDTAYRVVADHIRTLSICIADGVFPGMSGAPLVLRRILRRAVRFSTEILKSPPGFLGSLVPVVVETLGDAYPELQRSSAQIADLVSEDEAAFLASLQRGRRIIDRTLRSLGPSDMFPAEVAWSLSLAGDLGLPLDLVELMLEEKGVQLDSAGLERLAQEEAKHRAQQAEPVQKQGLWLDVHALGELQRRGVPPTDDSPKYDYYLRPSGGYEFGTCEAQVLQLYTEDLTAVASVGKGQRCGLLLDKTNFYAEQGGQASDRGYLVRAGQEDVLFPVARAQVCGGFILHEAVAPECLQIGDQVQLHVDKAWRLGCMEKHTATHLLNWALRQTLGPGTKQQGSHLNPERLRFDVATQTPLTPEQLRAVENTVQEAVGQDKAVYMEEVALALTAQVPGLCSLDEVYPDPVRVVSVGVPVAHALDPASQAALQTSVELCCGTHLLRTGAVGDLVIIGERQLSKGTTRLLAVTGEQAQQARELGQSLAQEVKAATERLSQGSRDGVEAHRLSKDIGRLIEAVDTSVMPQWQRRELLATLKMLQRRANTAIRKLEMGQAAKKTQELLERHSTGPLIVDTVSAESLSGATPTFTAEAWALAVCSHMGGKAWGSRVVAQGTGSTADLEAALSTARAYALNQL; encoded by the exons ATGGCGGTATCGGTGGCAGCTGCAACCCGGAGGCTGCGGCGGGCCATTCGAAGGTCGCCCACATGGCAGAGCCCCAGCCATCGGCCGCTCTCATCGGAGCCCGCTGCAGCCCAGGCCTCGGCGGTGAGGGCTGCCTTTCTGAACTTCTTTCGGGACCGCCATGGCCACCGACTGGTACCCTCCGCTTCTGTGCGGCCCCGCGGCGACCCCAGTTTGCTTTTCGTCAATGCTGGCATGAACCAG TTCAAGCCCATTTTTCTGGGCACCGTGGATCCACGAAGCAAAATGGCAGGCTTCCGACGTGTGGCCAACAGCCAGAAATGTGTGAGAGCTGGAGGACACCATAACGACCTGGAAGATGTGGGACGAGACCTTTCCCATCACACCTTCTTTGAAATGCTTGGCAATTGGGCCTTTGGAGGTGAATATTTTAAG GAGGAGGCTTGTAGCATGGCCTGGGAACTGCTGACTCAGGTCTATGGGATCCCTGAGGAAAGACTCTGGGTCTCCTACTTTGATGGTGACCCCAAGGCAGGGCTGGACCCAGACCTGGAGACCAGGGACATCTGGCTGAGCTTAGG GGTGCCTGCTAGCCATGTGCTTTCCTTTGGACCCCAAGAGAACTTCTGGGAGATGGGGGATACTGGCCCTTGTGGGCCCTGTACTGAGATCCACTATGACCTTGCTGATGGGGTGGGAGCCCCCCAGCTGGTAGAGCTTTGGAATCTGGTCTTCATGCAACACAACAG AGAGGCAGATGGAAGcctgcagcccctgccccagcGGCATGTGGACACAGGAATGGGCCTGGAAAGGCTGGTGGCTGTGCTGCAAGGCAAACACTCCACCTACGACACTGACCTCTTTTCCCCGCTGCTCAGCGCCATACACCAG GGCTGCAGGGCACCCCCTTACTTGGGCCGGGTAGGGGTGGCAGATGAGGGGCGCACAGACACAGCGTACCGCGTGGTAGCTGACCACATCCGCACACTCAGCATCTGCATCGCTGATGGCGTCTTCCCTGGGATGTCAGGTGCCCC GTTGGTTCTTCGTCGGATCCTCCGTCGAGCTGTGCGTTTCTCCACAGAGATCTTAAAGTCACCACCTGGCTTCCTAGGCAGCCTGGTGCCTGTAGTGGTGGAGACATTG GGAGATGCTTATCCGGAACTACAGAGGAGCTCAGCCCAG ATAGCCGACCTGGTGTCAGAGGATGAGGCAGCCTTCCTGGCCTCCCTGCAGCGGGGTCGGCGGATCATTGATCGGACTCTGAGGAGCCTGGGGCCTTCAGATATGTTCCCTG CTGAAGTGGCCTGGTCCTTGTCACTGGCTGGAGACCTGGGGCTTCCCTTGGACCTGGTAGAGCTGATGCTGGAGGAGAAAGGGGTACAGCTGGACTCTGCTGGGCTGGAACGGTTGGCCCAGGAGGAAGCTAAG CACCGGGCACAGCAGGCTGAGCCAGTTCAGAAGCAGGGATTGTGGCTTGATGTCCATGCGCTGGGGGAGCTGCAGCGCCGAGGAGTGCCCCCAACTGACGACAGCCCCAAATATGACTACTACTTGCGACCgagcggaggttatg AGTTTGGTACCTGTGAGGCCCAGGTGTTGCAGCTGTATACAGAGGACCTGACAGCAGTGGCCTCCGTGGGGAAAGGCCAGCGCTGTGGCCTCCTCTTGGATAAGACCAACTTCTACGCAGAACAGGGGGGCCAGGCTTCAGACCGTGGCTACCTGGTGCGGGCAGGGCAAGAG gatGTGCTGTTCCCAGTAGCCCGGGCCCAGGTCTGTGGGGGTTTCATTCTGCATGAGGCAGTAGCCCCTGAGTGCCTGCAGATAGGGGACCAGGTGCAGCTTCATGTGGATAAG GCCTGGCGTCTGGGCTGCATGGAGAAGCACACGGCCACCCACCTGCTGAACTGGGCACTGCGGCAGACCCTGGGCCCTGGCACAAAGCAGCAGGGCTCCCATCTCAATCCTGAGCGACTGCGCTTCGATGTGGCCACCCAG aCCCCACTGACCCCAGAGCAGCTCCGGGCAGTGGAGAACACCGTGCAGGAGGCTGTGGGGCAGGATAAGGCCGTGTACATGGAGGAGGTGGCCTTGGCGCTCACTGCTCAGGTCCCTGGCCTGTGCTCTCTGGATGAG GTTTACCCAGACCCTGTGCGAGTGGTGTCAGTGGGGGTGCCCGTGGCCCATGCATTGGACCCGGCCTCTCAAGCTGCACTGCAGACCTCTGTGGAGCTATGCTGTGGGAC GCACCTGTTACGTACAGGGGCTGTAGGGGACCTGGTTATCATTGGGGAGCGCCAGCTTTCCAAAGGCACCACCCGCCTGTTGGCTGTCACAGGGGAGCAGGCCCAGCAG GCCCGAGAGCTAGGCCAGAGCCTGGCCCAGGAAGTGAAAGCAGCCACTGAGCGGCTGAGTCAAGGGAGCCGGGATGGGGTGGAGGCACATCGGCTATCCAAGGACATAGGACGACTCATTGAA GCTGTGGATACTTCTGTGATGCCCCAGTGGCAGCGGCGGGAGCTGCTGGCCACACTGAAGATGCTGCAGCGGCGTGCCAACACTGCCATCCGTAAGCTGGAGATGGGGCAG GCTGCAAAGAAAACCCAGGAGCTGCTGGAGCGGCACTCAACGGGGCCTCTGATTGTGGACACAGTCTCGGCTGAGTCCCTCTCG GGTGCCACACCCACCTTCACAGCCGAGGCCTGGGCACTGGCAGTGTGCAGCCACATGGGGGGCAAGGCCTGGGGCTCAAGAGTGGTGGCCCAAGGCACCGGAAGCACTGCTGACCTGGAAGCTGCCCTCAGCACAGCCCGAGCCTATGCCCTCAACCAGCTCTGA
- the AARS2 gene encoding alanine--tRNA ligase, mitochondrial isoform X1, which produces MAVSVAAATRRLRRAIRRSPTWQSPSHRPLSSEPAAAQASAVRAAFLNFFRDRHGHRLVPSASVRPRGDPSLLFVNAGMNQFKPIFLGTVDPRSKMAGFRRVANSQKCVRAGGHHNDLEDVGRDLSHHTFFEMLGNWAFGGEYFKEEACSMAWELLTQVYGIPEERLWVSYFDGDPKAGLDPDLETRDIWLSLGVPASHVLSFGPQENFWEMGDTGPCGPCTEIHYDLADGVGAPQLVELWNLVFMQHNREADGSLQPLPQRHVDTGMGLERLVAVLQGKHSTYDTDLFSPLLSAIHQGCRAPPYLGRVGVADEGRTDTAYRVVADHIRTLSICIADGVFPGMSGAPLVLRRILRRAVRFSTEILKSPPGFLGSLVPVVVETLGDAYPELQRSSAQIADLVSEDEAAFLASLQRGRRIIDRTLRSLGPSDMFPAEVAWSLSLAGDLGLPLDLVELMLEEKGVQLDSAGLERLAQEEAKHRAQQAEPVQKQGLWLDVHALGELQRRGVPPTDDSPKYDYYLRPSGGYEFGTCEAQVLQLYTEDLTAVASVGKGQRCGLLLDKTNFYAEQGGQASDRGYLVRAGQEDVLFPVARAQVCGGFILHEAVAPECLQIGDQVQLHVDKAWRLGCMEKHTATHLLNWALRQTLGPGTKQQGSHLNPERLRFDVATQTPLTPEQLRAVENTVQEAVGQDKAVYMEEVALALTAQVPGLCSLDEVYPDPVRVVSVGVPVAHALDPASQAALQTSVELCCGTHLLRTGAVGDLVIIGERQLSKGTTRLLAVTGEQAQQARELGQSLAQEVKAATERLSQGSRDGVEAHRLSKDIGRLIEAVDTSVMPQWQRRELLATLKMLQRRANTAIRKLEMGQAAKKTQELLERHSTGPLIVDTVSAESLSVLVKVVRQLCEQAPNTSVLLLSPQPVGKVLCACRVAQGATPTFTAEAWALAVCSHMGGKAWGSRVVAQGTGSTADLEAALSTARAYALNQL; this is translated from the exons ATGGCGGTATCGGTGGCAGCTGCAACCCGGAGGCTGCGGCGGGCCATTCGAAGGTCGCCCACATGGCAGAGCCCCAGCCATCGGCCGCTCTCATCGGAGCCCGCTGCAGCCCAGGCCTCGGCGGTGAGGGCTGCCTTTCTGAACTTCTTTCGGGACCGCCATGGCCACCGACTGGTACCCTCCGCTTCTGTGCGGCCCCGCGGCGACCCCAGTTTGCTTTTCGTCAATGCTGGCATGAACCAG TTCAAGCCCATTTTTCTGGGCACCGTGGATCCACGAAGCAAAATGGCAGGCTTCCGACGTGTGGCCAACAGCCAGAAATGTGTGAGAGCTGGAGGACACCATAACGACCTGGAAGATGTGGGACGAGACCTTTCCCATCACACCTTCTTTGAAATGCTTGGCAATTGGGCCTTTGGAGGTGAATATTTTAAG GAGGAGGCTTGTAGCATGGCCTGGGAACTGCTGACTCAGGTCTATGGGATCCCTGAGGAAAGACTCTGGGTCTCCTACTTTGATGGTGACCCCAAGGCAGGGCTGGACCCAGACCTGGAGACCAGGGACATCTGGCTGAGCTTAGG GGTGCCTGCTAGCCATGTGCTTTCCTTTGGACCCCAAGAGAACTTCTGGGAGATGGGGGATACTGGCCCTTGTGGGCCCTGTACTGAGATCCACTATGACCTTGCTGATGGGGTGGGAGCCCCCCAGCTGGTAGAGCTTTGGAATCTGGTCTTCATGCAACACAACAG AGAGGCAGATGGAAGcctgcagcccctgccccagcGGCATGTGGACACAGGAATGGGCCTGGAAAGGCTGGTGGCTGTGCTGCAAGGCAAACACTCCACCTACGACACTGACCTCTTTTCCCCGCTGCTCAGCGCCATACACCAG GGCTGCAGGGCACCCCCTTACTTGGGCCGGGTAGGGGTGGCAGATGAGGGGCGCACAGACACAGCGTACCGCGTGGTAGCTGACCACATCCGCACACTCAGCATCTGCATCGCTGATGGCGTCTTCCCTGGGATGTCAGGTGCCCC GTTGGTTCTTCGTCGGATCCTCCGTCGAGCTGTGCGTTTCTCCACAGAGATCTTAAAGTCACCACCTGGCTTCCTAGGCAGCCTGGTGCCTGTAGTGGTGGAGACATTG GGAGATGCTTATCCGGAACTACAGAGGAGCTCAGCCCAG ATAGCCGACCTGGTGTCAGAGGATGAGGCAGCCTTCCTGGCCTCCCTGCAGCGGGGTCGGCGGATCATTGATCGGACTCTGAGGAGCCTGGGGCCTTCAGATATGTTCCCTG CTGAAGTGGCCTGGTCCTTGTCACTGGCTGGAGACCTGGGGCTTCCCTTGGACCTGGTAGAGCTGATGCTGGAGGAGAAAGGGGTACAGCTGGACTCTGCTGGGCTGGAACGGTTGGCCCAGGAGGAAGCTAAG CACCGGGCACAGCAGGCTGAGCCAGTTCAGAAGCAGGGATTGTGGCTTGATGTCCATGCGCTGGGGGAGCTGCAGCGCCGAGGAGTGCCCCCAACTGACGACAGCCCCAAATATGACTACTACTTGCGACCgagcggaggttatg AGTTTGGTACCTGTGAGGCCCAGGTGTTGCAGCTGTATACAGAGGACCTGACAGCAGTGGCCTCCGTGGGGAAAGGCCAGCGCTGTGGCCTCCTCTTGGATAAGACCAACTTCTACGCAGAACAGGGGGGCCAGGCTTCAGACCGTGGCTACCTGGTGCGGGCAGGGCAAGAG gatGTGCTGTTCCCAGTAGCCCGGGCCCAGGTCTGTGGGGGTTTCATTCTGCATGAGGCAGTAGCCCCTGAGTGCCTGCAGATAGGGGACCAGGTGCAGCTTCATGTGGATAAG GCCTGGCGTCTGGGCTGCATGGAGAAGCACACGGCCACCCACCTGCTGAACTGGGCACTGCGGCAGACCCTGGGCCCTGGCACAAAGCAGCAGGGCTCCCATCTCAATCCTGAGCGACTGCGCTTCGATGTGGCCACCCAG aCCCCACTGACCCCAGAGCAGCTCCGGGCAGTGGAGAACACCGTGCAGGAGGCTGTGGGGCAGGATAAGGCCGTGTACATGGAGGAGGTGGCCTTGGCGCTCACTGCTCAGGTCCCTGGCCTGTGCTCTCTGGATGAG GTTTACCCAGACCCTGTGCGAGTGGTGTCAGTGGGGGTGCCCGTGGCCCATGCATTGGACCCGGCCTCTCAAGCTGCACTGCAGACCTCTGTGGAGCTATGCTGTGGGAC GCACCTGTTACGTACAGGGGCTGTAGGGGACCTGGTTATCATTGGGGAGCGCCAGCTTTCCAAAGGCACCACCCGCCTGTTGGCTGTCACAGGGGAGCAGGCCCAGCAG GCCCGAGAGCTAGGCCAGAGCCTGGCCCAGGAAGTGAAAGCAGCCACTGAGCGGCTGAGTCAAGGGAGCCGGGATGGGGTGGAGGCACATCGGCTATCCAAGGACATAGGACGACTCATTGAA GCTGTGGATACTTCTGTGATGCCCCAGTGGCAGCGGCGGGAGCTGCTGGCCACACTGAAGATGCTGCAGCGGCGTGCCAACACTGCCATCCGTAAGCTGGAGATGGGGCAG GCTGCAAAGAAAACCCAGGAGCTGCTGGAGCGGCACTCAACGGGGCCTCTGATTGTGGACACAGTCTCGGCTGAGTCCCTCTCG GTGCTGGTGAAGGTCGTACGACAGCTGTGTGAGCAGGCCCCCAATACATCTGTGCTCCTACTCAGCCCCCAGCCTGTGGGGAAGGTGTTGTGTGCCTGTCGGGTGGCCCAG GGTGCCACACCCACCTTCACAGCCGAGGCCTGGGCACTGGCAGTGTGCAGCCACATGGGGGGCAAGGCCTGGGGCTCAAGAGTGGTGGCCCAAGGCACCGGAAGCACTGCTGACCTGGAAGCTGCCCTCAGCACAGCCCGAGCCTATGCCCTCAACCAGCTCTGA